AAGAACGCGAGGCGGCGTGCGCCCGGCTCTTCGGCAAGCCGCAGGCCTGCCTGCGGGCGTCGCCGCTGGTCAAGCAGTATGGCTGGGGCCTGCACCATGACGGCGACGGTCGGGTCGCCGCCTATGGGACCGAGAGCGACGCCTACCGCGACCTGAGCCGCCGCTCGGACGTGAGCGTCGTTGCCGGGATGCGCAACAGCCGAGGCTGACGGCGCCGGTTCAGACCCCGACCTCCACCGCCGCGTTGACGACGTAGATCTGCTCGTTGCGGTCGTTCTTGTCGGCCAGGAAGATGCCGCTCGGCGCCAGCATGCCGCCGGCGGTGACGTGGATGCTGACGGCGCCATAGGGGAAGACGGCCTTCACCGCCTCGTGGTCCAGCCGGTCGGCATCGGCCGGCACGGCGAGGTGGACGCGCACCTGCATTTTGCTGGTGTCGCCGTCGACCAGGCTGCGCATGCCGGGCATGGAGTTGCGCTCTATGGCGTTGCGCACGGCGCGGACGGCGGCCTTGGTCACGTCCTGGCCATGCAGATCCACCCCCATGCCGAGTTCCACGAACATCACCTGTTTCATCGCGTCGGGCCTTCCATTGGCTGTCGGTCGTGGCTGTTGGTCGACGGGGATGATGGCGCGTGGTCGCAGGCAGGGCCAGGGGGTGGCGGGGGGAATTTCGGGGGGTGGAAGGCGCCGGCCCCCCACCTCACGCCGCATCGGACTCTCGTCACGCCTTCGGGCGGATTTCGCTGTCCATCTTGGCGCCGTTGCGGTGGTGGGTGCCGGAGAAGGCGCGTTCCAGGCGGCGGGGCGCGCGGATCAGGTGGAGGTACAGCTCGTCGAACTGGCCGACGGAGGCGAGCTGGCGCACGTCGTTGACGGTGATCCGCTGGCCGTTCAGCTCGATCAGGCCGCTGTCGCGCAGCCGCCGCAGGGTGCGGTTGATGTGGACGATGCTGAGACCCAGCGCGTCGGCCAGGATCTCCTGTGTCACCGGCAGCACGAAATGCCCGTTGGTCACCATGTTGACGATGCTGAGGCGGCGCAAAAGCTCGACGATCAGATGGGCGGTGCGCTCCAGCGCGGTGCGGCGCCCCAGGCTGAGCAGCCGCTCGGCGACGATGGCCTCCTCCCGCGCGCCGGACCAGGCGAGGGCGGCGGCAAGGCGCGGGAAGGACCGGAACAGTTCGCCGATCCGCTCCGGCGGGAAGCTCGCCACCTCGACCGGGGTCAGGGTGGTGACGCTGTGGTCGGCCGATTCGAACAGGGTGCAGTACATGCCGATGATGTCGCCGGGCAGGACGAAATTGACGACCTGGCGCCGTCCGTCCGGCAAGGCTTTGTGGCGGATCGCCCACCCGTCCCTCATGATGCGGACGTCGCGATACCTTTCGCCCTGTTGGAGAAGATCGGTGCGTGGCGGCACGCGGTCGATCGTCCTTTCCAATTCGGCAAGATACATCTTTTCCTCATCCGACAGGACGAGGTAGCTACTCAATTTGAGCCACAATGGAGTGGGTTCGAGGGCGCGGCTCGCCAGGGCGCGAGTCATGGTCGTCTCTTTGCCTTCTTTGTCCTAATATTGGCGTTTCGATAAACGGTCGCGCCGTTGAACCGGTTCCGCAATGTCTCGAACGTTTAGGGTTTTCAGGCGAGGCAGCCACAACATAGGTTAATCGGCTGAATATTTTTCTCGAACGGTCTGTGACGCGCAGCCGACCCGTGTGTTGTTCCCTATGCAATTGGACCTACCGGCGGGTTTGGCCGGGCGGGGTGGAGAACCAATCGAACGGGGGGCATGATGACGTCGGAGGAAGAGGCGGCGGGTATGGCCGCTCTCTCGATTTGTGAATCGTTGGTGATCGCCATGGTCGAAAAGGGTCTCCTCACGGTCGAGGAGGCGCGGGGCGTGCTCGAGGACGCCGCCGCGGCCCATCTGCGACAGGAAATGCTGGAACCGGCAATCCGGCGGCAGGAGATGGCGGTGCGCTTCATCGAGCGGCTCGCCCTGCAGGTGAACGCCGCCGGTCCCTACAATCGCGGCTGACGCACCGGTGCGGGCGGACCGGCGCGATCAGTCCTGCAGGATGGTCGAATTGCGCCGGTCGCCGGTCTCCCGCCGGTCGGTGGGTCCATCCGTCAGGGAATCGCTCAACAACTGCGCGACCTCCTTGGCGGCGATCGGCTTGTGCAGGATGCGGTAGCCGCTGGCCTCGGCATCGGCGATGCGTTCGGGCGCGGTGTCGCCGGTCAGCACGACGCTGGCCGGGGCCGGGAATCCCCGCTCCCGCAGGGCGGTTTCGACCGCACGGAGGGCCTCCAGCCCGGTGGCGCCCGCTTCCAGCCGGTAATCGGCGATCACCAGATCGGGCGGGCGCGGCTGGTCCCGCAGCAGGCGGAGCGCATCGGCGGCGCTGTCGGCCGCGGTCGCGCGCCAGCCGAAATCCTCGATCAGCAGGGTCAGCCCCTCGCGCACCAGCGGATCGTCGTCGATCACCAGGGCGGTGCCGCGTCCGGGCTCCGGCGCCTGTTCCGCATCGGGCGCCCCGGACGCCGCCGCGACCGCCGGCAGGGCGGAGGTGGGGATATCCAGCGTGAAGCAGGATCCCTTGTTCGGCCGGGACGCGACATGCACGCGGTAGCCCAGCAGCCGCGCCAGCCGGTCGACGATGGCCAGCCCCAGCCCCAGCCCCTTGCCGCGGTCGCGGGTGGGGTTGGAGATCTGATAGAATTCGTGGAAGATCCGCTCCAGATGCTCGGGCGGGATGCCGATGCCGGTGTCGTGGACCTGGATGCGCAAGGCCCCCGGACGATGGCGGCAGCCCAGCAGGATGCGGCCGTGGTCGGTGTAGCGCAGTGCGTTTTCCACCAGATTGCGGATGATCCGTTCCAGCAGTGCCGGGTCGGCGTTCAGCGTCACGTTGGTGGGGACGCTGCGGAAGGCGACGCCCTTCTCCGCGGCGCGCAGCCGGTATTCGCCCTCCAGCCGGGCGAAGATGGTGCCGAGCGACACCGCCTGGATGTTGGGGGACACCGTGCCGGCATCCAGCTTGGAGATGTCCAGGATGGCGTCGAGCAGGCGGCACAGCGCGTCCATCGACGCCTCGATGCTGCCGACCAGCGACGCCGCCGGATGGTCGCCCAGCCGGATCGCCAGAGCGGAGGTCAGCAGGACCAGCGATTGCACCGGCTGGCGCAGGTCGTGGCTGGCGGCCGCCAGGAAATGCGTCTTGGCGGCGTTGGCGCGCTCCGCCACCATCAGCGCCATCACCGCCTCCTGGCGCGAGCGCTCCTCCTCGTTGCGGGCGCTTTCCGCCTCGGCGCGGGCCTGTTCGGCGCGCTCGGCCAGGGTGCGCTGGATGGTGATCTCCTCCGCCGCCCGCATCTCGCGCTCGCGCTGGATCGCCGCGATGTGGTCCAGCATGGCGTTGAAGCCGCGCGCCAGGGCCGAAACCTCATCATTGCCGCGCACCCGGGCGCGCTGTCCGGTGAAGCCGTCGGTGGCGATGGCGCCGGCCAGCCGTTCCAGCTCGCGCAGGGACCGGGTCATATGGTTGCCGACGGCGCGGCTGCCGATGTAGATCGCCAGCAGGGCGAGAACGGCCACCAGACCATAGGCCGGCAGCATCCAGGACAGGTGCGCCGTGGTCGGCGTTTCCGGCGCCTCCAGCCGCAGCTTCAATCCAAGCTTCGCCAGCCGTTCCGGCACGGTGAGCGGCACCGTCACCGCCATCATGTCGGCCGGCACCGGCGGAGGCGGCCCGCTGCCGTGGAGAAGCTCCGCCTCCGGATGCAGGACCAGGGAGTCGAGCGGCACCTTGTAGAGCAGCGCCCCTTCCGGCGAGGTGGTGCGGGAATAGATCAGCATCTCCGCCGCCAGCAGGAACTGGGTATCGCCCTGCCGCACCACCTGGGCGGCAGGCTTGCCGGCGGCGATGGCGGCGCGCAGCCAGGCCATGTCGGAGGGAGCGATGGCCAGCGGGGCGGCATGGCGTCCGTTGTCGGCGACCGGCTCTCCTTCGAAATCGGTGAAGACCAGCGCCACCGGCATGCTGGCGATGTGGTTGAAGCTGCCTAGGAAGGGGATCAGGTAGGTTTCCTTCCCCGCGGAATCGACCAGTGCGGTGGCGAGCACGCTGTTTTCCGCCAGTTCGCGCACCGTCATCACCAGCGTGTTCAGCAGTCCTTCGGTTTGGCGGGCGGCGAGGCTGGCGTTCGCCTCCACATTGGCATGATGCTGGCGCGCCAGATGGCGGCTCGACACCAGATACAGGCTGGCGCCGATCAGGATGGCGATGAGCACGCCCAGCATCAGCGACACCATCGCGAAGCGGCGGGCCAGCCGTCCGGAGGTCAGCATCCGCTGGGCGGCGCGGGGGATGGTGCCGTCGGGAGTGGGGCCGGTGGGAGTTGGATCGCTCATCCGTGTTCTCAATCCACCGGAACCAGCACGCCGTCGGCGCGGAAGCGGGCCATCAGCAGGTCGTCCGGCCCCAGCGCCTCGTGCCGGCCGGGGGCGAAGGGACGGTCGTAGTCGCGGGTCACCCCGTGATAGGGGCCGACCTGTTCCAGCGCGTTGCGCACGGCGGCGCGGTCGGTGGTGCCGGCGCGGTCGATCGCGAGCGCCAGGATGCGGGTCAGATCATAGGCGTGCAGGAAGCCCACCGGCGACACGATGTCCTCAGGCCGGTGGATGCCGAACAGGCGCCCGGCGGTCTCCAGCACCGGAGCCAGCCGGTCCTTGGGGATGCGGAAGGGGCTGACCGTCTGGATCACGCTGAAATCCACCTCCTGCAGGGCCGGTCCGGCCTGTCCGACGAAATCGCCGCCGGTGACGCCCCAATGGCTGAGGATCGGCAGCCGCCGCTGCGGCGGCAGGGCGGCGACCTCGCGCACCAGCACGGCGGCCTCGTCGTCGTTGGCGACCAGCAGGATCGCCTGGGCGCCGGCATCGGCCAGCGCCTGGTACTTGTCGATCAGCGAGCGGTCGCGCCAGTTGTACCAGGCGGTGCCGACCAGATCAGGCGTCTTGTGCCCGGCGAGGTAGCTGTTGGCGGCCTCCAGGTTGGATCGTCCCCAGGCGGTGTTGGTCAGCAGCAGCCCGACATGGGTCAGGCCGCGGTCGGTGGCGCGCTTCAACAGGAAGGGCATTGCCAAGCTGTCGCGCAACGACAGCCGGAAGATGTAGTTGGGCTCCATCCCGTTGTCGACGATGTCGTCGGCTGACGACCAGGGGGCCAGGAACAGGGTGCGGGTCTGTTCCAGGACCGGCAGCTCCTCGATCACCACCGGGCTGAACCGGCCGCCGAAAACGGCGACCAGTCCGGGGATGGTGGCCAGTTCCCGGATGTTCTTGATGCCGCGGGCGGAGATCGAGCGGTGTTCGCGGGTGATCAGCGTCAGCGGCCGGCCGCCCAGAACGCCCCCATTGCGGTTGATGTCGTCGATGGCGGTCAGGATCCCGCGCTGGATGGATTCGGCCGAGGTGCTGTTGGTCAGCCCGAACTCGCCGTCCAGCGCCAGCACCACCGGCTCCCCGGGAAGGTCCCGCTCCGTCTGCCCGGCAGCCGGCACTGCCGCAAGCGAAAGCGCGAGGGCAAGCAGAACCAGGATTGGACGGAACAGGTGGAGGGCTGCGGAAAACATTGGCCGTCGTTCAAGTGGATCGGCAAACGGAAGATTTGGCTCCCGTATGCGTAACGCGGCACTATGGGTGGGGGGGCCGGTGGGGTCAATCTTCCCTTCGGCCGAGCGGCGGGTACGGAAGACCAGTGCCATTGTGGCAAGTCGCTCGCCGGCAGCGCT
The nucleotide sequence above comes from Azospirillum sp. TSA2s. Encoded proteins:
- a CDS encoding DUF6157 family protein, with the translated sequence MSTNYVNTFITAAADCKAKAGTVPSKAGTIGALQLSLLLERPYALTSDELLLEVHMIRNGIPPEEREAACARLFGKPQACLRASPLVKQYGWGLHHDGDGRVAAYGTESDAYRDLSRRSDVSVVAGMRNSRG
- a CDS encoding Lin0512 family protein, with protein sequence MKQVMFVELGMGVDLHGQDVTKAAVRAVRNAIERNSMPGMRSLVDGDTSKMQVRVHLAVPADADRLDHEAVKAVFPYGAVSIHVTAGGMLAPSGIFLADKNDRNEQIYVVNAAVEVGV
- a CDS encoding Crp/Fnr family transcriptional regulator — its product is MYLAELERTIDRVPPRTDLLQQGERYRDVRIMRDGWAIRHKALPDGRRQVVNFVLPGDIIGMYCTLFESADHSVTTLTPVEVASFPPERIGELFRSFPRLAAALAWSGAREEAIVAERLLSLGRRTALERTAHLIVELLRRLSIVNMVTNGHFVLPVTQEILADALGLSIVHINRTLRRLRDSGLIELNGQRITVNDVRQLASVGQFDELYLHLIRAPRRLERAFSGTHHRNGAKMDSEIRPKA
- a CDS encoding hybrid sensor histidine kinase/response regulator, whose protein sequence is MSDPTPTGPTPDGTIPRAAQRMLTSGRLARRFAMVSLMLGVLIAILIGASLYLVSSRHLARQHHANVEANASLAARQTEGLLNTLVMTVRELAENSVLATALVDSAGKETYLIPFLGSFNHIASMPVALVFTDFEGEPVADNGRHAAPLAIAPSDMAWLRAAIAAGKPAAQVVRQGDTQFLLAAEMLIYSRTTSPEGALLYKVPLDSLVLHPEAELLHGSGPPPPVPADMMAVTVPLTVPERLAKLGLKLRLEAPETPTTAHLSWMLPAYGLVAVLALLAIYIGSRAVGNHMTRSLRELERLAGAIATDGFTGQRARVRGNDEVSALARGFNAMLDHIAAIQREREMRAAEEITIQRTLAERAEQARAEAESARNEEERSRQEAVMALMVAERANAAKTHFLAAASHDLRQPVQSLVLLTSALAIRLGDHPAASLVGSIEASMDALCRLLDAILDISKLDAGTVSPNIQAVSLGTIFARLEGEYRLRAAEKGVAFRSVPTNVTLNADPALLERIIRNLVENALRYTDHGRILLGCRHRPGALRIQVHDTGIGIPPEHLERIFHEFYQISNPTRDRGKGLGLGLAIVDRLARLLGYRVHVASRPNKGSCFTLDIPTSALPAVAAASGAPDAEQAPEPGRGTALVIDDDPLVREGLTLLIEDFGWRATAADSAADALRLLRDQPRPPDLVIADYRLEAGATGLEALRAVETALRERGFPAPASVVLTGDTAPERIADAEASGYRILHKPIAAKEVAQLLSDSLTDGPTDRRETGDRRNSTILQD
- a CDS encoding ABC transporter substrate-binding protein, whose translation is MFSAALHLFRPILVLLALALSLAAVPAAGQTERDLPGEPVVLALDGEFGLTNSTSAESIQRGILTAIDDINRNGGVLGGRPLTLITREHRSISARGIKNIRELATIPGLVAVFGGRFSPVVIEELPVLEQTRTLFLAPWSSADDIVDNGMEPNYIFRLSLRDSLAMPFLLKRATDRGLTHVGLLLTNTAWGRSNLEAANSYLAGHKTPDLVGTAWYNWRDRSLIDKYQALADAGAQAILLVANDDEAAVLVREVAALPPQRRLPILSHWGVTGGDFVGQAGPALQEVDFSVIQTVSPFRIPKDRLAPVLETAGRLFGIHRPEDIVSPVGFLHAYDLTRILALAIDRAGTTDRAAVRNALEQVGPYHGVTRDYDRPFAPGRHEALGPDDLLMARFRADGVLVPVD